From a region of the Rhipicephalus microplus isolate Deutch F79 unplaced genomic scaffold, USDA_Rmic scaffold_13, whole genome shotgun sequence genome:
- the LOC119165925 gene encoding uncharacterized protein LOC119165925 yields the protein MESPLHANIEITPPRLALPVHALPTCSFLSLRPLCVLFFLRQEDAFSLVRLFVLFLAWCIGKTEGPCNARCARRSSLNAGAGPGLKGQQTPSGVDRSTSSIFAHGRNCNFHTAKRTGESLYRMPAPPHLAVISTPHQVQGADHPE from the exons ATGGA GTCACCCCTCCACGCGAATATAGAAATAACGCCGCCGCGGCTTGCGTTGCCAGTGCATGCATTGCCAACCTGTTCCTTCCTCTCTCTTCGACCTttgtgcgttcttttttttttgcgtcaggaAGATGCTTTCAGCTTGGTGCGCCTATTTGTCCTATTTCTTGCGTGGTGTATTGGAAAGACCGAGGGCCCGTGTAACGCGCGTTGTGCTCGACGATCCAGCCTAAATGCAGGTGCAGG GCCTGGTCTGAAGGGTCAACAGACACCTTCTGGTGTAGACCGGTCAACTTCAAGCATATTTGCTCATGGACGTAACTGCAACTTTCACACTGCCAAGCGAA CTGGAGAGAGCCTGTACAGAATGCCAGCACCACCTCATCTAGCTGTCATATCAACACCTCATCAA GTACAAGGGGCAGATCATCCCGAGTAA